In Candidatus Dormiibacterota bacterium, one DNA window encodes the following:
- a CDS encoding DUF899 family protein — protein MTSTPGNASSSLPGKPPVVDPATWQAAREELLVREKAHTREGDAIAAARRRLPMVE, from the coding sequence ATGACAAGCACGCCCGGCAACGCGAGCAGCAGCCTCCCCGGCAAGCCGCCAGTCGTCGACCCGGCCACCTGGCAGGCGGCGCGCGAGGAGCTGCTGGTCCGCGAGAAGGCGCACACCCGTGAGGGCGACGCGATCGCCGCCGCCCGGCGGCGGCTGCCGATGGTCGAGC
- a CDS encoding acyl-CoA dehydrogenase family protein: MLPSDPGARHIPLPEHSDWYTPDEHLRWLARRTLGETVWRVAEGALAEAGRIVATTIEPLAATAERHPPILHQYDPRGARVDEIELHPAYDRLLDAALRFGLVRAPHLPGWRGLDGRAPRALMTALQYLWMQADQSIVGCPVSMMDAGARLLSLHGGELGERLVPRIADDTGSPLTVAMYLTEKAGGSDVGAGETVAVRDGDGAWRLHGEKWFCSCPHSDVLLVMARPEGAGPGTGGLGVFLVPRLLADGSRNAVVIHRLKEKFGTRSMPSGEVGLRGAWAEPVGRLDRGMRQMLDMVNMTRVGIAGQAAALMRRSAQESLLHCAGRSAFGRRLDTQPLMADTLAELVVDSVAALTMAMGTAEMLDRADAGDERAAAVLRLLTPLAKGHGSERARICATEAMEVRGGNGAIEDWPNSRMLRDGYIHAIWEGTGNIQALDVLRAIGRGALPDWIADVEARAGRAEASGPAAPLGAVIRRELRRVEAEVGALAGRDPDAQQLPLRRLARRMAVVSAGCRLAEQAGDHAAETGSGRLAWLASRYLARLGGSEALAAVADDAAWLEHARPLLHGGPVPLELGERAARALAGAPAPEPAMGR; encoded by the coding sequence ATGCTCCCGTCCGACCCCGGCGCCCGCCACATCCCGCTGCCCGAGCACTCCGACTGGTACACGCCCGACGAGCACCTCCGCTGGCTGGCCCGCCGCACCCTCGGCGAGACCGTCTGGCGGGTCGCCGAGGGCGCGCTGGCGGAGGCCGGGCGGATCGTCGCCACCACCATCGAGCCGCTGGCCGCGACCGCCGAGCGGCACCCGCCGATCCTCCACCAGTACGACCCGCGGGGGGCGCGGGTCGACGAGATCGAGCTGCACCCGGCCTACGACCGCCTGCTCGACGCCGCGCTGCGCTTCGGCCTGGTGCGCGCCCCCCACCTCCCCGGCTGGCGCGGTCTCGACGGCCGCGCGCCGCGCGCGCTGATGACCGCGCTCCAGTACCTCTGGATGCAGGCCGACCAGTCGATCGTGGGCTGCCCGGTGTCGATGATGGACGCCGGAGCCCGGCTGCTCAGCCTCCACGGCGGCGAGCTCGGCGAGCGCCTCGTCCCGCGGATCGCCGACGACACCGGCAGTCCGCTCACCGTGGCGATGTACCTCACCGAGAAGGCGGGCGGCTCGGACGTCGGTGCCGGCGAGACCGTCGCGGTGCGCGACGGCGACGGCGCCTGGCGGCTCCACGGCGAGAAGTGGTTCTGCTCCTGCCCCCACTCCGACGTGCTGCTGGTGATGGCCCGGCCCGAGGGCGCCGGGCCGGGGACCGGGGGGCTCGGGGTGTTCCTCGTGCCCCGCCTGCTCGCCGACGGCAGCCGCAACGCCGTGGTCATCCACCGGCTCAAGGAGAAGTTCGGGACGCGGAGCATGCCCTCGGGCGAGGTCGGCCTTCGCGGAGCGTGGGCGGAGCCGGTGGGACGGCTCGACCGCGGCATGAGGCAGATGCTCGACATGGTGAACATGACCCGGGTGGGCATCGCCGGCCAGGCCGCGGCGCTGATGCGGCGCAGCGCACAGGAGTCGCTGCTCCACTGCGCCGGGCGGAGCGCGTTCGGGCGCCGGCTCGACACCCAGCCGCTGATGGCCGACACCCTCGCCGAGCTGGTCGTCGATTCGGTGGCGGCGCTCACCATGGCGATGGGGACGGCCGAGATGCTCGACCGCGCCGACGCCGGCGACGAGCGCGCCGCGGCGGTGCTGCGGCTGCTCACCCCGCTGGCCAAGGGCCACGGATCGGAGCGGGCGCGGATCTGCGCCACCGAGGCGATGGAGGTGCGCGGCGGCAACGGTGCGATCGAGGACTGGCCGAACTCGCGGATGCTCCGCGACGGGTACATCCACGCCATCTGGGAGGGCACCGGCAACATCCAGGCGCTCGACGTGCTCCGCGCCATCGGCCGCGGCGCCCTGCCCGACTGGATCGCCGACGTCGAGGCCCGCGCCGGCCGCGCCGAGGCCTCGGGACCGGCGGCGCCGCTCGGCGCGGTGATCCGCCGCGAGCTGCGCCGGGTCGAGGCCGAGGTCGGCGCGCTCGCCGGCCGCGACCCCGACGCCCAGCAGCTGCCGCTGCGCCGCCTCGCCCGCCGGATGGCGGTGGTGAGCGCCGGGTGCCGGCTCGCCGAGCAGGCCGGCGACCATGCCGCCGAGACCGGCAGCGGCCGCCTCGCGTGGCTCGCGTCGCGGTACCTGGCGCGGCTGGGCGGGTCGGAGGCCCTCGCCGCGGTCGCCGACGACGCCGCCTGGCTGGAGCACGCCCGGCCCCTTCTCCACGGTGGTCCGGTGCCGCTCGAGCTCGGCGAGCGCGCCGCCCGGGCGCTGGCCGGCGCCCCGGCTCCGGAGCCGGCGATGGGTCGTTGA
- a CDS encoding glycerophosphodiester phosphodiesterase, protein MRSRFLDWSGPIAFAHRGGAGDHPENTMAAFGAAVDMGYAHLETDVHLTRDGAVVAFHDEVLERVTDRRGRIGEVTSADLAGADAGYWFSRDGGATFPHRGRGVRIPLLSEIIEEWPDARLNIDTKSDAVVEPLAALLRRMNVLDRVCVGSFSDLRLRRFRALAGDWVCTSMGPREITRARLASLTGRIPRSGAACIQLPVRQNGVPMVEPLMIRAAHRSGLAVHVWTIDERAEMERLLDLGADGIMTDTLETLREVLRGRGAWHGSGAPA, encoded by the coding sequence ATGCGCAGCCGCTTCCTCGACTGGTCCGGCCCGATCGCCTTCGCCCACCGCGGCGGCGCCGGAGACCATCCCGAGAACACGATGGCCGCCTTCGGTGCCGCCGTGGACATGGGCTACGCCCACCTCGAGACCGACGTCCATCTCACCCGCGACGGCGCCGTCGTCGCCTTCCACGACGAGGTGCTCGAGCGGGTCACCGACCGCCGCGGGCGGATCGGCGAGGTCACCTCCGCCGACCTGGCCGGCGCCGACGCCGGCTACTGGTTCAGCCGCGACGGGGGGGCCACCTTCCCCCACCGTGGCCGCGGGGTGCGCATCCCCCTGCTCAGCGAGATCATCGAGGAGTGGCCGGACGCGCGGCTCAACATCGACACCAAGTCGGACGCGGTGGTCGAGCCGCTGGCGGCCCTGCTCCGCCGGATGAACGTGCTCGACCGGGTCTGCGTCGGCTCCTTCTCCGACCTGCGACTGCGCCGCTTCCGGGCGCTGGCGGGTGACTGGGTGTGCACCTCGATGGGCCCGCGCGAGATCACCCGCGCCCGGCTGGCCTCGCTGACCGGCCGCATCCCCCGGAGCGGCGCCGCCTGCATCCAGCTGCCGGTCCGCCAGAACGGGGTGCCGATGGTCGAGCCGCTGATGATCCGCGCCGCCCACCGCTCCGGGCTGGCGGTGCACGTCTGGACCATCGACGAGCGCGCCGAGATGGAGCGCCTCCTCGACCTCGGCGCCGACGGGATCATGACCGACACCCTCGAGACCCTCCGCGAGGTCCTTCGCGGCCGCGGCGCCTGGCACGGGAGCGGCGCGCCGGCCTGA
- a CDS encoding phosphotransferase family protein, with protein MDSEMPRGVDPEAVAAVLAPVVGGLAGPLRVELIAGGRSNLTYVIGDGEREWVLRRPPLAHVLPTAHDMAREYRVISALTGTGIPVPGAVLLCDDPAVLGVTFYVMERVAGHVVRDALPEAWPHTPEVRRSMSSALITTLADLHAIRPHAVGLGDFGRPAGFLERQVRRWWQQWEASRTRELPEMDELRRRLVEGLPESGAPAIVHGDYRLDNVILAPGEPGRVAAILDWEMSTVGDPLADLGLLLVYWADPRESDEDRALLSLSAITAEPGFHRPAEVVEAYAAATGADLGALEWYVALGHYKLAIVAEGIYARFLMGATVGEGFEIMGARVPRLVRRALDRAGASGLSGLAG; from the coding sequence GTGGACAGCGAGATGCCGCGCGGCGTCGACCCCGAGGCGGTGGCCGCCGTGCTCGCGCCCGTGGTGGGCGGGCTCGCCGGTCCGCTGCGGGTGGAGCTGATCGCCGGCGGGCGCTCGAACCTCACCTACGTGATCGGCGACGGCGAGCGCGAGTGGGTGCTCCGCCGCCCCCCGCTCGCCCACGTGCTCCCCACCGCCCACGACATGGCCCGCGAGTACCGGGTGATCAGCGCTCTCACCGGCACCGGCATCCCCGTGCCCGGTGCGGTGCTGCTCTGCGACGACCCGGCGGTGCTCGGGGTGACCTTCTACGTGATGGAGCGGGTCGCCGGGCACGTGGTCCGCGACGCCCTGCCGGAGGCGTGGCCGCACACCCCGGAGGTGCGCCGGTCGATGTCGTCGGCGCTGATCACCACGCTCGCGGACCTGCACGCGATCCGGCCCCACGCCGTGGGGCTGGGCGACTTCGGACGCCCCGCCGGGTTCCTGGAGCGCCAGGTGCGCCGCTGGTGGCAGCAGTGGGAGGCGTCGCGCACCCGCGAGCTGCCGGAGATGGACGAGCTCCGCCGCCGGCTCGTCGAGGGCCTGCCCGAGTCGGGCGCGCCGGCGATCGTCCACGGCGACTACCGGCTCGACAACGTGATCCTCGCGCCCGGCGAGCCGGGCCGGGTCGCCGCCATCCTCGACTGGGAGATGAGCACGGTCGGCGATCCCCTCGCCGACCTCGGCCTCCTGCTCGTCTACTGGGCCGACCCGCGCGAGTCCGACGAGGACCGCGCCCTGCTGTCGCTCTCGGCGATCACCGCAGAGCCCGGCTTCCACCGGCCCGCCGAGGTGGTGGAGGCCTACGCCGCGGCGACCGGCGCCGACCTGGGGGCGCTCGAGTGGTACGTGGCCCTCGGCCATTACAAGCTCGCCATCGTCGCCGAGGGCATCTACGCCCGCTTCCTCATGGGCGCCACGGTGGGGGAGGGGTTCGAGATCATGGGAGCCCGGGTGCCCCGCCTGGTGCGACGGGCGCTCGACCGGGCCGGCGCCTCCGGCCTCTCCGGCCTGGCGGGCTGA
- a CDS encoding glutamate synthase subunit beta, with protein sequence MGKLGGFIEFHRRLPPRRPVDERVGDYREVYLPWSTDALREQAARCMDCGIPFCHSGCPLGNLIPEWNDLVWRGDWETAIERLHATNNFPEFTGRLCPAPCEPACVLSINDDPVTIKQVEVSIVDRAFEEGWVRATPPAHRTGKKVAVVGSGPAGLACAQQLNRAGHQVTVYEKDDRVGGLLRYGIPDFKLEKWILERRIDLMSAEGVAFECGYDIGVDITGAELRARFDAVVLAMGAGQPRDLGVPGRDLAGVHFAMEYLPQQNRRVAGELVGEAETITGRGKRVIILGGGDTGADCLGNVHREGCASVHQFELLPPPPPERAFDNPWPQWSVIMRSSSAHEEGGVRDYNIQTTGFSGSNGRVERLHAVRVEPRRVDGRMQFVPVEGSEFTIDADLVLLAMGFVHPVHTGLVEELGVALDARGNVTTDDDFQTSVPGVFAAGDTRRGQSLIVWAIAEGRLTARGCDRVLMGSTRLP encoded by the coding sequence ATGGGCAAGTTGGGGGGATTCATCGAGTTCCATCGGCGCCTGCCGCCGCGGCGGCCGGTGGACGAGCGGGTCGGCGACTACCGCGAGGTCTACCTCCCCTGGAGCACCGACGCACTGCGCGAGCAGGCGGCGCGCTGCATGGACTGCGGCATCCCCTTCTGTCACAGCGGCTGCCCGCTCGGCAACCTCATCCCCGAGTGGAACGACCTGGTCTGGCGCGGCGACTGGGAGACCGCGATCGAGCGTCTCCACGCCACCAACAACTTTCCCGAGTTCACCGGCCGTCTCTGCCCCGCGCCGTGCGAGCCCGCCTGCGTGCTCTCGATCAACGACGACCCGGTGACCATCAAGCAGGTCGAGGTGTCGATCGTCGACCGTGCCTTCGAGGAGGGATGGGTGCGCGCCACCCCTCCCGCCCACCGCACCGGCAAGAAGGTCGCGGTGGTGGGCTCGGGGCCGGCGGGGCTCGCCTGCGCCCAGCAGCTCAACCGCGCCGGCCACCAGGTCACCGTGTACGAGAAGGACGACCGCGTCGGAGGCCTGCTCCGCTACGGCATCCCCGACTTCAAGCTGGAGAAGTGGATCCTGGAGCGGCGCATCGACCTGATGAGCGCGGAGGGCGTCGCCTTCGAGTGCGGCTACGACATCGGCGTCGACATCACCGGGGCCGAGCTGCGGGCCCGGTTCGACGCCGTGGTGCTGGCGATGGGAGCCGGCCAGCCCCGCGACCTCGGGGTGCCGGGCCGCGACCTCGCCGGGGTCCACTTCGCGATGGAGTACCTGCCCCAGCAGAACCGCCGGGTCGCCGGCGAGCTGGTCGGCGAGGCCGAGACCATCACCGGGCGGGGGAAGCGGGTGATCATCCTCGGCGGCGGCGACACCGGCGCCGACTGCCTCGGCAACGTCCACCGCGAGGGCTGCGCCTCGGTGCACCAGTTCGAGCTGCTGCCGCCGCCGCCCCCGGAGCGCGCCTTCGACAATCCCTGGCCGCAGTGGTCGGTGATCATGCGCTCGTCGTCCGCCCACGAGGAGGGCGGGGTGCGCGACTACAACATCCAGACCACCGGCTTCAGCGGCAGCAACGGGCGGGTGGAGCGGCTGCACGCGGTGCGGGTCGAGCCCCGCCGGGTCGACGGGCGGATGCAGTTCGTGCCCGTCGAGGGCAGCGAGTTCACCATCGACGCCGACCTCGTGCTCCTCGCCATGGGCTTCGTCCACCCGGTGCACACCGGCCTGGTCGAGGAGCTCGGCGTCGCCCTCGACGCCCGCGGCAACGTCACCACCGACGACGACTTCCAGACCTCGGTGCCCGGCGTGTTCGCAGCCGGCGACACCCGCCGCGGCCAGTCGCTGATCGTCTGGGCGATCGCCGAGGGCCGCCTCACCGCCCGGGGTTGCGACCGGGTGCTGATGGGGTCGACCCGGCTGCCGTAG